In Bifidobacterium sp. ESL0745, one DNA window encodes the following:
- a CDS encoding 50S ribosomal protein L25/general stress protein Ctc: MANTISIEGEVRKEFGKGAARRMRVAQEIPATIYAGGNDPVFVKLPMRETTLALRRTNALFTIKYGKDSKMAVVKDVQRNPVKRIVEHIDFYEVKAGEKIEVDVPVFAVGTPKGAAVAFVDIQQLRVRASVDALPERIDVNVDGLQDGEKVFAKDLDLPKGVEFVNTDPDESVVTVEIPEDATATTAVSAEDAAAAAAGAEGEEGAPAAEGDAAAPAADDADADADSKK, translated from the coding sequence ATGGCAAACACCATTTCCATTGAAGGCGAAGTTCGCAAGGAGTTCGGCAAGGGCGCAGCCCGCCGTATGCGTGTGGCCCAGGAGATTCCCGCCACCATTTACGCCGGCGGCAACGATCCCGTTTTCGTCAAGCTTCCGATGCGCGAGACCACGCTGGCCCTGCGTCGCACGAACGCACTGTTCACCATCAAGTATGGCAAGGATTCCAAGATGGCCGTCGTCAAGGACGTTCAGCGCAACCCTGTCAAGCGCATTGTCGAGCACATCGACTTTTACGAGGTCAAGGCCGGCGAGAAGATCGAGGTCGACGTCCCGGTCTTCGCTGTGGGCACCCCGAAGGGCGCGGCTGTCGCGTTCGTCGACATCCAGCAGCTGCGTGTACGTGCCAGCGTCGACGCACTGCCCGAGCGTATCGATGTCAACGTCGATGGCCTGCAGGACGGTGAGAAGGTCTTCGCCAAGGATCTCGACCTGCCCAAGGGCGTCGAGTTCGTCAACACCGATCCTGATGAGTCCGTCGTCACCGTCGAGATTCCTGAGGATGCCACGGCCACCACCGCCGTCTCCGCCGAAGATGCCGCCGCTGCCGCAGCCGGTGCCGAGGGCGAGGAAGGTGCTCCTGCTGCCGAAGGCGATGCCGCTGCTCCTGCTGCCGATGACGCTGACGCAGATGCCGACAGCAAGAAGTGA
- a CDS encoding alpha/beta hydrolase has product MVQHSQTRTLAAGLLCSGFAIAGTMYAAADYLFRFALEPGSNHSLFKSNRPDTTLAARQPHHDAKEETEAAQWFENAKRGVNMTSGDGTRLHAWMLDPDCVNPPQHLYAICCHGFSGVPKEMAKYAHRFANLGFTVLTPASRCHELSGGKYIGMGALEHLDLLCWIKSIVQNDPQAQILLDGNSMGAATVMLAAGDPHLPKNVKAAIADCGYTGLKDQFLYSARHLYHAPAFLARPVIGIMSSIARRRAGYDFSEVSCVDALHRATIPMLFIHGSADDFVNPASLDRNFQACASPVKEKLMIPGAAHAMSASTDPKRYWKTVTTFVRETFRLSKPKGVSGYIVFN; this is encoded by the coding sequence ATGGTTCAGCATTCCCAGACAAGAACCTTGGCCGCCGGCTTGCTTTGCAGTGGTTTCGCGATAGCCGGAACGATGTACGCCGCAGCGGACTACCTGTTCCGTTTTGCGCTTGAGCCGGGTTCGAACCATTCCCTGTTCAAAAGCAACCGTCCGGATACCACCCTCGCCGCTCGCCAGCCCCATCACGATGCGAAGGAGGAGACGGAAGCCGCACAATGGTTCGAAAACGCCAAACGTGGAGTGAACATGACCTCCGGCGACGGAACGCGTCTACACGCCTGGATGCTCGACCCGGACTGCGTCAATCCCCCGCAACACTTGTACGCCATCTGCTGCCACGGGTTTTCAGGAGTTCCCAAGGAAATGGCGAAATACGCACATCGCTTTGCAAATCTTGGCTTCACCGTTCTTACCCCGGCCAGCCGCTGCCATGAGTTGAGCGGCGGAAAATACATCGGCATGGGCGCATTGGAACATCTTGATCTGCTCTGCTGGATCAAGAGCATCGTACAAAACGATCCGCAGGCGCAGATCTTGCTGGACGGCAATTCGATGGGAGCAGCGACGGTGATGCTTGCTGCCGGCGACCCACACCTGCCGAAAAACGTGAAGGCCGCCATAGCCGATTGCGGCTACACCGGCCTTAAAGACCAATTCCTTTACAGCGCCCGACATCTTTATCACGCCCCGGCGTTTTTGGCCCGTCCGGTGATCGGCATCATGAGTTCCATCGCCCGCCGACGCGCCGGCTACGATTTCAGCGAGGTCTCATGCGTCGACGCTTTGCACCGCGCGACGATTCCTATGTTGTTCATCCATGGATCCGCCGACGATTTTGTCAATCCCGCCAGCCTCGACCGCAATTTTCAGGCATGTGCAAGCCCCGTAAAAGAGAAACTCATGATTCCGGGGGCGGCGCACGCGATGTCGGCCTCGACCGATCCCAAACGCTACTGGAAAACCGTGACGACGTTCGTCCGTGAAACGTTCCGGCTCTCCAAGCCCAAAGGTGTGTCGGGATATATCGTTTTTAACTGA
- the era gene encoding GTPase Era, whose protein sequence is MTDSNNNEQQSGSKEPYRSGFVAVVGRPNVGKSTLINSLIGTQVAIASSRPETTRKAIRGILTTDNAQLVLVDTPGIHRPRTLLGQRLNDVVDESLSDVDEIAFLLPADQEIGPGDKRILSRLRSEFARKVDGDENGKKNNNNKNGNGSQNTKQESDHEHGKFVWKVPLIAIVTKIDELNRQELMAKLIEISQFADFTDVVPVSALERDNVAEVKRVLIENMPEGPQMYPDDQITEEKPEDTIAELVRGAFLEELDDELPHSLAVVVDSIDRPGESDNPETEDGKAHVMVSIYVERDSQKPIIIGHRAEHLVQVKKRLRTAVNRIVGQKSKLDLHVKVAKGWQSDPKQLERLGF, encoded by the coding sequence ATGACTGATAGCAACAACAACGAACAACAGAGCGGAAGCAAAGAACCTTATCGTTCCGGCTTCGTGGCGGTTGTCGGGCGTCCAAACGTCGGCAAGTCCACGCTGATCAATTCGCTGATTGGCACGCAGGTTGCCATCGCCTCTTCTCGTCCGGAAACCACACGTAAGGCTATTCGTGGCATCTTGACCACTGATAACGCCCAGCTCGTGCTGGTTGATACTCCCGGTATTCATCGCCCGCGCACGTTGCTCGGTCAGCGTCTGAACGACGTAGTTGACGAATCGTTGAGTGATGTGGACGAGATTGCGTTCCTGCTGCCTGCCGATCAGGAGATCGGGCCGGGGGACAAGCGTATCCTGAGCCGTCTGCGCAGTGAGTTTGCACGCAAGGTTGACGGCGATGAAAACGGCAAGAAAAACAATAACAACAAAAACGGCAACGGTTCTCAAAACACCAAGCAGGAAAGTGACCATGAGCACGGCAAGTTTGTTTGGAAAGTGCCGCTGATCGCCATCGTCACCAAAATTGACGAGCTCAACCGTCAGGAGCTGATGGCCAAGCTCATCGAAATCAGCCAATTCGCCGACTTCACCGATGTGGTGCCGGTCAGCGCTTTGGAACGCGACAATGTGGCCGAGGTCAAGCGCGTGCTCATCGAGAACATGCCTGAAGGCCCGCAGATGTATCCTGATGACCAGATCACCGAGGAAAAGCCGGAGGACACCATCGCCGAGTTGGTGCGCGGCGCGTTCCTCGAAGAACTGGACGACGAGCTGCCGCATTCGTTGGCTGTGGTCGTGGACTCCATCGACCGCCCCGGCGAATCCGACAATCCCGAGACCGAAGACGGCAAGGCACACGTCATGGTCTCCATCTACGTCGAGCGCGACTCCCAAAAACCCATTATCATCGGTCACCGCGCCGAGCACCTGGTCCAAGTCAAGAAGCGCCTGCGCACCGCAGTCAATCGCATCGTAGGCCAAAAGTCCAAGCTCGACCTCCACGTCAAGGTCGCCAAAGGCTGGCAGTCCGACCCCAAGCAATTGGAGCGTCTAGGTTTTTGA
- a CDS encoding DUF3800 domain-containing protein, with protein MGALSIFIDESGDFGAYDSRTPYYIVAMVLHNQDNSIEANLASLDEQLQHDNLRTGSIHTRPLVRHEDEYFDLSVQERRLLLSRLYLFAKNCNLKYRMFVFERRMCRTPDSLAKAISIAITDFVVENQQLFRGFDSTVIYYDDGQKQLAKIISQLDSLIPNVDHRHVAAANYQQYRLAQVADLACCLQLSKLHYETNTPTNSELLVFGKWREFKKNYYKTFARKQLR; from the coding sequence ATGGGAGCGCTGAGTATCTTCATTGATGAGTCTGGAGATTTCGGTGCCTACGATTCACGTACGCCTTATTACATCGTTGCGATGGTGCTTCACAATCAGGACAACAGTATAGAGGCAAATCTTGCCAGTCTCGATGAGCAGCTTCAACATGACAATCTTCGGACAGGTTCCATTCATACGCGTCCACTGGTAAGACATGAAGATGAATACTTTGATCTTTCGGTGCAAGAACGTCGACTTTTGTTGTCCCGGTTATATTTGTTTGCGAAAAATTGCAACCTTAAGTATCGAATGTTCGTTTTTGAACGCAGGATGTGCAGAACGCCTGACAGCCTTGCCAAGGCTATTTCTATTGCGATAACAGATTTTGTCGTTGAAAATCAGCAATTATTCCGAGGTTTTGATTCAACAGTCATTTATTATGATGATGGTCAAAAGCAGCTTGCCAAGATTATTTCGCAACTGGACTCGCTCATCCCCAACGTTGATCATCGACACGTTGCAGCAGCGAATTATCAGCAGTATCGCTTGGCTCAGGTAGCCGATTTGGCATGTTGTTTGCAGCTTTCCAAGTTGCACTATGAAACGAACACGCCTACGAATTCTGAGTTATTGGTGTTCGGCAAGTGGCGTGAATTCAAGAAGAACTACTATAAAACATTCGCCCGAAAACAGCTCAGATAA
- a CDS encoding TRIC cation channel family protein → MQLALESNVFFWAIEYIATFCCGLLGGLCAVKKKYDFIAILMTVWLTGLGGGIIRDVLLGIFPPVGVSDKGLVITTLFASLTVAVIYPEVDRLKWIMVALDALALGLYTVNGTQKALMYHTSGMTAVFMGLITAIGGGIIRDILINDVPSVIRDSHWYAVPALIGSVLTVFVTRAYQGGHIPFSLEVTFDIAIVAFVVILRVLSVRFDWKVPGAIKRHHAYLPLPVKEDEEKTDSSK, encoded by the coding sequence ATGCAATTGGCGCTGGAAAGTAACGTCTTTTTCTGGGCCATCGAATACATCGCGACCTTCTGTTGCGGCCTGTTGGGCGGGCTTTGCGCCGTAAAGAAAAAGTACGATTTCATCGCCATCCTGATGACCGTCTGGCTGACCGGCCTCGGAGGCGGTATCATCCGTGACGTGCTACTTGGCATTTTTCCTCCCGTCGGCGTTTCCGACAAAGGGCTTGTCATCACCACGCTGTTCGCCAGCCTTACGGTTGCTGTCATCTACCCGGAAGTCGACAGACTCAAGTGGATTATGGTTGCCCTTGACGCTCTTGCGCTTGGTCTCTATACGGTCAACGGCACGCAAAAGGCCCTGATGTATCACACCTCTGGCATGACCGCCGTGTTTATGGGATTGATTACCGCTATCGGAGGAGGCATCATTCGGGATATCCTGATTAACGATGTGCCGTCGGTTATCCGCGATAGCCATTGGTATGCCGTACCGGCGCTGATCGGCAGCGTGCTCACGGTGTTCGTCACTCGCGCCTACCAAGGCGGGCATATTCCGTTCAGTCTCGAAGTGACCTTCGATATCGCCATCGTCGCCTTTGTCGTCATTCTGCGTGTGCTCTCCGTACGCTTCGATTGGAAGGTGCCGGGTGCGATCAAGCGTCATCATGCCTACTTGCCATTGCCGGTAAAAGAGGATGAAGAGAAGACCGATAGCAGCAAGTGA
- a CDS encoding branched-chain amino acid aminotransferase, giving the protein MTEQSHHDPAALSKLAEPFTVLDNPNPASDAERAKLIDKPAFGQLFSDNMTHMVWHKSSGWGDRQVEPFGPLAMSPGASVLHYAQECFEGLKAYRHADGSTWLFRPDANAERFANSAKRLYLPELSKDDFLGSVAALVKRDVNWVPTRREYTLYMRPFMFASEAFLGVRAPQTVDYCVIASPSGPYFPGGVKPVSIWVEDKWFRTGPGGTGFAKCGGNYAASLLGEYRGADHGCEQVCFVDAATKTYLEELGGMNMFTVHKDGHLETPSLTGNILPGVTRRSLIQLAQDHGHDVVETMIKLDDLLEDIKSGEVTEVFACGTAAIITPIGRFKSEKFDVQVNGGKSGGLTLKLRDELLGIQMGEIEDPHDWMWKVC; this is encoded by the coding sequence ATGACTGAACAATCCCATCATGATCCAGCAGCGTTGTCGAAATTGGCCGAGCCGTTCACGGTTCTCGACAACCCTAATCCCGCCTCTGACGCTGAGCGCGCGAAGCTCATCGACAAGCCGGCGTTCGGCCAGCTCTTCAGCGACAACATGACCCACATGGTCTGGCACAAAAGCAGCGGCTGGGGCGATCGTCAAGTCGAGCCTTTCGGGCCGCTTGCCATGAGCCCTGGTGCCTCAGTCCTGCATTATGCACAGGAATGCTTCGAAGGTCTCAAGGCCTATCGCCACGCCGACGGCAGCACCTGGCTGTTCCGCCCGGACGCGAACGCCGAGCGTTTCGCCAATTCCGCCAAGCGCCTTTACCTGCCTGAACTTTCCAAGGACGACTTCCTCGGCTCCGTCGCCGCGCTGGTCAAGCGTGATGTCAATTGGGTGCCGACACGCCGCGAATACACGCTGTACATGCGTCCCTTCATGTTCGCCTCCGAGGCGTTCCTCGGCGTGCGCGCACCGCAGACTGTCGACTACTGCGTCATCGCTTCGCCTTCCGGCCCGTACTTCCCGGGCGGTGTCAAGCCGGTGAGCATCTGGGTGGAAGACAAGTGGTTCCGCACCGGCCCCGGCGGCACCGGCTTCGCCAAGTGCGGCGGCAACTATGCGGCTTCGCTTCTGGGCGAATACCGCGGTGCCGATCACGGCTGCGAGCAGGTCTGCTTCGTTGACGCGGCCACCAAGACCTACCTTGAGGAACTCGGCGGCATGAACATGTTCACCGTTCACAAGGACGGCCACTTGGAGACCCCGTCGCTTACCGGCAACATTCTGCCCGGCGTCACCCGCCGTTCGCTGATTCAGCTCGCGCAGGACCACGGCCACGACGTCGTTGAGACCATGATCAAGCTCGACGATCTGCTCGAAGACATCAAGTCTGGCGAGGTCACCGAGGTCTTTGCTTGCGGCACCGCGGCGATCATCACGCCCATCGGCCGTTTCAAGTCCGAGAAGTTCGATGTTCAGGTCAACGGCGGCAAGTCCGGAGGCCTCACGCTGAAGCTGCGCGACGAGCTGCTCGGCATCCAGATGGGCGAGATCGAAGACCCGCACGACTGGATGTGGAAGGTCTGCTGA
- a CDS encoding CBS domain-containing protein, with translation MDTLTIATVVVLVIVAALLVWLSMMMASSESAVSRVTKASLNNRIIEIQTDDEDLGKFVQAKQIRKVHKVQRLIVDRYATAGSCAFFRIFCNVFDGVLVAIIVMLLSEPVWVALVTGVIFALIVAVVSVLLRPRSAGASKPLDVMMRFSGVISLAVVLTPFAKAGEGKEQRRRDKEDELSDDEELEKIQREQGRATIDRLVETDDFDPEVAEMLRNVLMLSDTLTREIMVPRTDMICVESDSTLERFLQLCSRSGFSRIPIIGEDVDDLVGMAYLKDAVRATAFNPEARNREVKSICRQPMLVPESKPVDDLFHEMQRTRQHVAVVVDEYGGIAGLVTIEDAIEQIVGELEDEHDRIQHTEPKKIGDHKWQMPARTPIADLEELFEVDIDEDDVDTVYGLLTKLLGRVPIVGMSAVTRGLRLTAVDSAGRRKKVSTIEVEPATLDMDEKQDEDDDKEINRDMNQDVKENEKHD, from the coding sequence ATGGATACCCTGACCATTGCTACCGTGGTTGTGCTCGTCATCGTCGCGGCGCTTTTGGTGTGGCTTTCGATGATGATGGCATCGAGCGAATCCGCGGTCTCGCGCGTCACCAAGGCCAGCCTCAACAACCGCATCATCGAAATCCAAACGGATGACGAGGATCTCGGCAAATTCGTACAGGCCAAGCAGATTCGTAAGGTCCACAAGGTCCAGCGGCTTATCGTCGACCGCTACGCCACGGCCGGTTCCTGTGCGTTCTTCCGCATCTTCTGCAATGTGTTTGACGGGGTTCTGGTCGCGATTATTGTTATGTTGCTTTCCGAACCAGTCTGGGTCGCCTTGGTCACGGGCGTGATTTTCGCACTGATTGTCGCGGTGGTATCCGTTCTGCTTCGTCCGCGTTCCGCCGGTGCCTCCAAACCTCTTGACGTGATGATGCGGTTCTCTGGCGTTATTTCGCTGGCGGTTGTCCTGACACCATTCGCAAAGGCCGGGGAAGGCAAGGAGCAGCGTCGTCGCGACAAGGAAGACGAGCTTTCCGACGATGAGGAACTGGAGAAGATCCAGCGTGAGCAGGGACGTGCGACCATCGACCGGTTGGTCGAAACCGATGATTTCGACCCCGAAGTGGCGGAAATGCTGCGCAATGTGCTGATGCTTTCCGACACGTTGACCCGTGAGATCATGGTGCCTCGCACCGATATGATCTGCGTCGAATCGGATTCGACGCTTGAGCGCTTCTTGCAGCTTTGTTCACGATCCGGTTTCTCACGTATCCCGATTATCGGTGAGGATGTCGATGATTTGGTCGGCATGGCCTACTTGAAGGACGCCGTGCGTGCCACGGCCTTCAATCCTGAGGCTCGCAACCGTGAGGTCAAGTCCATCTGCCGCCAGCCGATGTTGGTCCCGGAATCCAAGCCGGTCGATGATCTCTTCCATGAAATGCAGCGCACGCGCCAGCATGTGGCCGTTGTCGTTGACGAATATGGCGGCATCGCCGGACTGGTGACCATTGAAGACGCGATCGAGCAGATTGTCGGCGAATTGGAGGACGAGCACGACCGCATCCAGCACACCGAACCCAAGAAAATCGGCGACCACAAGTGGCAGATGCCCGCCCGCACGCCCATTGCAGACCTTGAGGAACTGTTCGAAGTCGATATTGACGAGGACGACGTGGACACTGTCTACGGTCTCTTGACCAAGCTGCTCGGTCGTGTGCCGATTGTCGGCATGAGCGCGGTGACACGAGGCTTGCGCCTCACCGCTGTCGATTCTGCCGGCCGTCGCAAGAAGGTCTCCACCATCGAGGTCGAGCCTGCAACGCTTGATATGGATGAAAAGCAGGATGAAGACGATGACAAAGAAATTAATCGAGATATGAACCAGGACGTAAAGGAAAACGAAAAGCATGACTGA
- a CDS encoding AMP-dependent synthetase/ligase: protein MSVINSLKKETLKLSQKAFHLGNGFEHPVNTEDPETPDFNDDRHLATIKPVDFSTLPHSHEWGPGYPTKLFVDEKTGLLTVTTPGNPPIDDDMSIYDLYVERAERMGDDPLYTFKVDNKWVTKTANEFLEDVRSVAKGLMHYGIDKGDGVSFMSHTSYEWDVVDAAVMAVGGVLATIYDTDSAEQIRNIVNNSDSRLLIVETNEMREKADGSVEDCPTLEKIYTLEAGALEELRDYGKSVSDETLDARIDSIKKTDLCSIVYTSGSTAAPKGVEMTHEHYCTTALNLRDYMPKLLKQKGKSVLLFLPQAHTFARAVNYIVVASDLRIYIASGIKTLISDLQVSKPIVTILVPRVWEKVYNAASQKAGNGPKGVAFAAAVVAAQEYEKEMSENGKASFATRARRAAFDPIVYKSLREVLGGHAEWFVAGGAPLDPELLAFFRGADIPAYEGYGLTETTAPCAFNPKGTPFHEGSVGVPYPGFSIRLAEDGEIQVKGTCVFHRYHKNDEATELAFTPDGWYATGDLGRLSDDGFLYITGRKKDLIITAGGKNVAPGPIEEIIQRCPFVSQALVLGDKRPFISALITLDEPSLRQWLDAAGLDQDMPMEEACKNAVVRAEVQKWVDKANEGVSRAESVRKFILLPEEFSQENGMLTASMKVKRPVVIKHYAELLNTQMYTKKK, encoded by the coding sequence GTGTCAGTCATCAACTCACTGAAAAAAGAAACACTGAAGCTGAGCCAGAAGGCCTTCCATTTAGGGAACGGTTTCGAACACCCGGTCAATACGGAGGATCCGGAGACTCCGGATTTCAACGACGATCGCCATCTCGCCACCATCAAGCCCGTCGACTTCTCGACGTTGCCACATAGCCACGAATGGGGTCCCGGCTACCCCACCAAGCTTTTTGTCGACGAGAAGACCGGTCTTCTGACCGTCACCACCCCCGGAAATCCTCCTATCGATGACGATATGTCGATTTATGACCTGTATGTCGAACGGGCGGAACGCATGGGCGACGACCCGCTATACACCTTCAAGGTCGATAACAAATGGGTCACCAAAACCGCCAACGAATTCCTTGAGGATGTCCGCAGCGTGGCCAAAGGCCTGATGCATTACGGAATCGACAAAGGCGACGGCGTTTCATTTATGTCCCACACCTCCTACGAATGGGACGTCGTGGACGCGGCCGTGATGGCCGTGGGAGGCGTGCTCGCCACCATCTACGACACCGACTCCGCCGAGCAGATCCGCAACATCGTCAACAATTCCGATTCCCGTCTGCTCATTGTCGAGACCAACGAGATGCGCGAGAAGGCCGACGGATCCGTCGAGGACTGCCCGACACTCGAAAAGATCTACACGCTTGAGGCGGGTGCGCTCGAGGAACTGCGCGACTACGGCAAGTCGGTCAGCGACGAAACGCTGGATGCCCGCATCGATTCGATCAAGAAGACCGACCTGTGCTCGATCGTCTACACTTCCGGTTCCACCGCCGCACCCAAGGGCGTCGAAATGACGCACGAACACTACTGCACGACAGCACTCAACCTGCGCGACTATATGCCGAAACTCTTGAAGCAGAAAGGCAAGTCCGTCCTGCTTTTCCTGCCGCAGGCACATACCTTCGCGCGCGCAGTCAACTATATCGTGGTTGCCAGCGACCTACGCATCTACATTGCCAGCGGCATCAAGACATTGATCAGCGACCTGCAGGTTTCGAAGCCCATTGTTACCATTCTCGTGCCGCGAGTATGGGAGAAAGTCTACAACGCCGCCTCGCAGAAGGCCGGAAACGGCCCCAAGGGCGTGGCATTCGCCGCAGCCGTGGTGGCAGCCCAGGAATACGAAAAAGAAATGAGCGAGAACGGCAAGGCCAGCTTCGCCACCCGCGCACGTCGTGCGGCCTTCGACCCGATCGTCTACAAATCCCTGCGTGAGGTGCTCGGCGGACATGCCGAATGGTTCGTCGCCGGCGGCGCACCGCTCGATCCGGAACTGCTCGCCTTCTTCCGCGGTGCCGACATACCGGCTTACGAAGGCTACGGCCTGACCGAAACCACTGCGCCTTGTGCGTTCAATCCTAAGGGAACGCCGTTCCACGAAGGTTCGGTCGGCGTGCCCTACCCCGGTTTTTCCATTCGTCTTGCCGAAGACGGCGAGATTCAGGTCAAGGGTACCTGCGTCTTCCACCGTTATCACAAGAACGACGAAGCCACCGAACTCGCTTTCACCCCCGATGGCTGGTACGCCACCGGCGATCTCGGCCGCTTGAGTGACGACGGATTCCTGTACATCACTGGCCGCAAGAAAGACCTGATCATCACCGCCGGCGGCAAGAACGTCGCCCCTGGCCCGATCGAAGAGATTATCCAGCGCTGCCCGTTCGTCTCGCAGGCACTGGTGCTCGGCGACAAACGTCCGTTCATCTCAGCGCTTATCACTTTGGACGAGCCTTCGTTGCGCCAGTGGCTCGACGCCGCCGGACTCGACCAGGATATGCCGATGGAGGAAGCCTGCAAGAACGCCGTGGTCCGCGCCGAAGTGCAGAAGTGGGTCGACAAGGCCAATGAAGGCGTATCCCGCGCCGAATCCGTGCGCAAGTTCATCCTCCTGCCTGAAGAGTTCAGCCAAGAGAACGGCATGCTGACCGCGTCGATGAAGGTCAAGCGTCCTGTGGTCATCAAACACTACGCCGAACTGCTCAACACGCAGATGTACACCAAGAAGAAGTAA